The bacterium genome segment CTTCCGGGTGGCGAAAAAAGTGTTCGACGAGCGCAAGGCCGGTCAGGCCGGCTAGCCCGAGGCCCGGACGCCCCCGCGGGAGCGGGACCGGCCGCCGAGCGGGCGGCGGTGTCGGCCCCCGGACGGCCTGCTTGCAACTTTATTCATATCCGTGTATGATTATTCCGTCGTGGCCGTTCGGGTGAGCGTGATCGGGGCGTCGGGGTACGGCGGGGCGGAGGCGGTGCGCCTCCTCGCCACGCATCCCCACGTCCGCATCGCGCACGTGACCGCCGAGACGCAGAAGGGCCGGCGCCTCCCGGACCTCTATCCGAACCTGCGCGGCTTCGTCGACCTCGTGACCGAGGAGGCCGCCCCCGCGGCGCTCGCCGCGGACTCGGACGTCGTCATCGCCTCTCTGCCGAGCGGGAAGGCCATGGCGCTCGTGCCCGAACTGCTCGAGCGGGGCGTGCGGGTGATCGACGTGGCCGCGGACTTTCGCCTCCGCGATCCCGGGCAGTACCCGGTGTGGTACAAATTCGAGCACACGGCGCCGCGGTATCTCGCCGAGGCCGTCTACGGCCTCACCGAACTGTACCGGGACAAGATCCGCGCGGCGCGGCTCGTCGCCGACTGCGGCTGCTATCCGGCGGCGGCGTTGCTGGCGCTCGTGCCGTTCGTCAAGGCGGGTCTCATCCGACCGGAGGGCATTGTCGTCAACGCGGCGTCGGGCGTGTCCGGAGCCGGCCGGGGCGGCGTCGGCGGCGGGTTCGGGTATTCCGAGACCAACGAAGACCTGCGGCCGTACTCGGTTGCGACGCACAACCACACCGCGGAGATCGAGCAGGAGCTGTCCGGCCCGGCCGGCGGCCCCGTGCGCGTGACGTTTGTCCCGCACCTCGCGCCGATGACGCGCGGCATCCTGGTCACGGCCTACGCGCGGCTCGCGCGCCCGGCGGACGCGGCCGCGGCCCAGGTCATCTTGAGTCAGGCGTACGAGGGGGAGCCGTTCGTCCGCGTGCTGCCGGACGGCGCGCTGCCGCAGACCAAGGCGACGCTCGGCAGCAACTACTGCGACCTGGCCGCGCGGGTGGACGGCCGCACGCAGACGCTCATCGCGATGGCGGCGCTCGACAACCTGGGCAAGGGCGCCGCCGGGCTCGCGGTCCAGAACCTCAACGTGATGTGCGGGTTTCCCGAGGAGGCGGGCCTTAGGACGCCCGCGCTGTACCCGTAGGGACGGAGAGGGAGGCGGCATGGCGGGCACGGTGACGCGGTTGGTGCAGGGGGGCGTGACGTCCGCGCAGGGCTTCATCGCCTCGGGTGTGCACTGCGGGATCAAGCCGCAGAAGAAAGATCTCGCGCTGGTCTTCTCGCGCGTGCCGGCCGCGGCCGCCGGCGTCTTTACCACGAACAAGGTCAAGGCCGCGCCGGTGCTGCTCGACATGGAGCGCATCCGCTCGGGGCGCGGACAGGCCGTCGTGCTGAACAGCGGGAATGCGAACGCCTGCACCGCCGAGCAGGGCATGCGCGACGCGCGGGAGATGGCTCAACTCACGGCCCAGAGCCTCGGCGTCGCGGAGGACCTCGTGTACGTCTGCAGCACCGGGGTGATCGGCCGGCTGCTGCCGATGGAGGCGGTCCGCCGCGGGATTCCCGAGGCCGTGCGGCAGTTGAGCCCCGACGGCGGCGCCGCCGCGGAGGCGATCATGACGACCGACACGGTGCCGAAGGCGGCCGCGGTGCAGGTGGCGATCGCCGGCCAAGCCGTCACGGTGGGCGGCATGACGAAGGGCGCGGCGATGATCCACCCGCAGATGGCGACCACGCTCACGGTGCTGACGACCGACGCCGCCGTCGCGCCGCCGCTGCTCCAGGCCGCTCTTCGGCGGGCCGCGGAGGTCTCCTACAACCGCGTCACCGTCGACGGCGATCAGAGCACCAACGACACGATCTTGCTGTTGGCGAACGGCGAGGCCGGCGCGCCCGAGATCACCGAGCCCGGGGAGGCGCTCGACGCGTTCCAGGCGGCCCTCACCGCGTGCGCGACGGACCTCGCGCGGATGATCCCGCGGGACGCCGAGGGCGGCACCAAGCTGATCGAGGTGACCGTGCGCGGCGCGCAGAGCGAGGAGGACGCCTACAAGGCGGCGCGGGCGGTCGCGCTGTCGCCGCTCGTCAAAACCGCGATCTACGGCCGCTCGCCGAACTGGGGCCGGATCTTCGTCGCGGTCGGCGGGTCGGGCGCGGAGGTGCAGCCGGAGCGGATGTCGGTCCGCATCGGCCCCGTGCTGGTCGCGGACCGCGGCGGCCCGGCGGGGGAGCCGGAGAGCCTCGCCGAGGTCGCGCGCTACATGGCCGGCGATACGATTACGGTGGTCGTCGATCTCGGGCTCGGCCGGGGCGAGACGACGATGTGGACGTGCGACTTCACGGAGCAGTACGTGAAGGAAAACGCCGACTATCTTACGTGAGGGAGGTTCGCGGCGTGGCACCTGCCGGGCGGCGCATGCGGGGTCGAATGAGCTCATGAGCCGCACTCCGATGCTCGCGGCCGGCGAGGCCGCGCTGGCCGGCGGCGTGATCGCCCAGGGCCTCGGGTACGTGAGCGCCTGGAAGGGCAAGACCGTCGTCGTGAAATTCGGCGGCAGCGTGCTGGACGTCGCCGGCCGATCGACGATCGCCGAAGACCTCGTGCTGCTGAAGGGCGCCGGCATCAACGCGGTGCTCGTACACGGCGGCGGGCCCGAGATTACCCGCATGCTCGAGCGGCTCGGCAAGCCGTCCAAGTTCGTGCACGGGCTGCGGGTCACGGACGCGGAGACGATGGAGGTCGTCGAGATGGTCCTCGCCGGCCGCGCCAACAAGTCGCTCGTTTCCGTGATCACGCAGGCCGGCGGCAGGGCGGTGGGCCTGAGCGGCAAGGACGGACGGATGCTGCTCGCGCGGAAGTACGAGTCGAACGTCGACCTCGGCCAGGTCGGCGAGGTGGCGGCGGTCGACCCGGCGCTCGTGCGCACGGTGAGCGCGGACGGCTACATCCCCGTGATCGCGTCGATCGGCATCGGCCAGGACGGGACGAGCTACAATCTGAACGCGGACACCGCGGCCGGCGCGCTCGCCGTCGCCGTCGGCGCGAGCAAGTTCATCCTGCTGACCGACGTCGACGGCGTGTACCGGGACCACGAGGCCAAGACGCTGCTGTCCGAGCTGCGGACCGCCGACGCGGAATCGATGATCCGGGACGGCACGATCAGCCGCGGTATGATCCCGAAGGTGTCGGCCTGCCTCGACGCGATCCGCGGCGGCGTGCCGAGCGCGCACATCATCAACGGAACCGTGCCGCACGCGCTCCTCGTGGAGCTGTTCACCGAACGCGGCATCGGCACGATGCTGACCCCGTAGGAGGGAGACCATGACGAATCGCGAGGTCGCACAGTTGAGCGCGCGGGTGCTGGCCCCCAACTACCGCCGGGCGCCGGTCGCGTTCCGCGAGGGGCGCGGAATGCGTCTCTGGGACGTGGAGGGTAAAGAGTATCTCGATTTCGTCGCCGGCATCGCGGTCGACGTCCTCGGGCACTCGCACCCGCGGCTCGTCTCCGCCATCCAGGAGCAGGCCGCCCGCATCGTCCACGTCTCGAACCTGTACCTGATTGCGGAGCAGGCGCGCCTTGCCGAGCGGCTCATCGGAGTGGCCGGGATCCCGGACGGTCGGGTGTTCTTCTGCAACAGCGGCGCAGAGGCCGCGGAGGCCGCGATCAAGCTCGCCCGCAAGGCCGGCCGCGCCCGCCGCGGCGCGGACGTGTACGAGATCATCGTCGGCGGCCACAGCTTCCACGGCCGGACGATGGGCGCGCTGTCGGCGACGATGAACCCGAAGTACCACGAGGGCTTCGAGCCGCTCGTGCCGGGGTTCGTGGAGGTGCCGTTCAACGATCTGGGCGCCGTCGAGCGCGCGGTTGGTCCGAAGACCGCCGCCGTGCTGATGGAGCCGGTGCAGGGCGAGGGCGGCATCAACCCCGCGGACGACGCCTACCTCACCGGCCTGCGGCGGCTGTGCGACGCGAAGGGCCTGCTGCTCGTGCTCGACGAGATCCAGACCGGCTTCGGCCGCACGGGCCGCTGGTTTGCGTACCAGCACGCCGGCGTCATGCCGGACATCCTGGCTCTCGCGAAGGGCCTCGGCGGCGGCGTGCCGATCGGCGCGGTGATCGCGCGCGAGGAGATCATGCAGGCGTTGCAGCCGGGTACCCACGGCACCACGTTCGGGGGCAACCCGCTCGTCTGCGCCGCCTCCCTCGCGGTGATCGAGACGATCGAGGCCGAAGGCCTCGTCGACAACGCGCAGGACACCGGCGCCTATTTCATGGGCCGCCTGCGCGACCTGGCGAAGAAGACGCCGGCCGTGACGGAGGTCCGCGGCCGCGGGCTCATGGTCGCGGTGGAGATCACGGTGCCGGCGGACCAAGTGGTCGCCGCGTGCATGGCGCGGGGCCTCCTCGTCAACAACGTGCGGCCCACGTCGATCCGCTTCGTACCGCCGCTCATCGCGACGCGCGCGGACGTGGATCGGGCGATCGAGCTGTTCGGCGCGGCGCTGGCGGATGTGGCGGCCGCCGCCAAAGCCCCGGCGTCGGCCGGCTGAGGAGCACGCTGATGGCGCAGCCCAAGAACATCGCACTGGCGTACAGCGGCGGGCTCGACACCTCCGTCATCATCCCGTGGCTCAAGGAGCGGTATCCGGGGGTGCGCGTCGTCGCCGTCGTCGCCGACGTCGGCCAGGGCGACGACTTCGACCAGGTGAAGGACAAGGCGCGGCGCAGCGGCGCGGACGCGGTCCACGTCGTCGACGTGCGGCGGATCTTCGTGACGGATTACATCTGGCCCGTCCTGCGGGCGGACGCGATCTACGAGGGCCGCTACCTCCTCGGCACGTCGATGGCGCGGCCGCTGATCGCGCGGGTGCAGGTCGAAGCCGCCGTGGCCGAAGGGTGCGACGCCCTCGCCCACGGCTGCACCGGGAAGGGCAACGACCAGGTCCGGTTCGAGCTGACCTACCAGGCGCTGGCGCCTCGGCTCGCGGTGATCGCGCCGGTCCGCGAGTGGTCGCTCGGCTCCCGTGAGGAAGAGATCGACTACGCCCGCGCCCACGGCGTACCGGTGCCGGTGACGCACGAGAAGCCCTACAGCATGGACGGCAACCTGTGGCACCAGAGCTACGAGGCGGGCATCCTCGAGGACCCGTGGGCGGAGCCGCCGGCGGACATGTTCCGGTTGACCGTCGATCCGGCGAGGGCGCCGGACGCGCCCGAGTACGTGGAAATCGGCTTCGAGGCCGGGACGCCGGTGGCGATCGACGGCCGGCAGCTCGACGCGGTCGAGTTGGTCGCGTCGCTCAACAAGCGGGCCGGCGCGCACGGCGTCGGCCGGGTGGACATCGTCGAGAACCGGCTCGTCGGGATGAAGAGCCGCGGCGTGTACGAGACGCCCGGCGGGGCGGTGCTGGTCGAGGCCCACCATCACCTGCAGACGATCACCCTCGACCGGGAGACGCAGCATTTCAAGGAGCTGGTCGCCCCACGCTACGCGGAGCTCGTCTACTACGGCCAGTGGTATTCGCCGCTGCGCCGGGCCCTCGACGCCTTCGTCGCCTCGACGCAGCGGACCGTTACGGGCACGGTGCGGGTGAAGCTCTACAAGGGGACGTCGACGGTCGTGGGGCGCCGCGCTGCGCGGTCGGTGTACAGCTACGATCTCGCTACGTTTGGCCGCGGCGCGGGTTACGATCAGAAGGACGCGGAAGGGTTCATCCGGCTCTTCGGTCTGCCGACCCGGGTGTACGCGGCGGCGAATCCGGAGTCCACCCGCGACGAATCCCCGATCTCCCTCGAGATCCCGGCGGGATCGGCGCAACAGGGCGGGGGGCGGCCCCGCCGTTGAGGGCTTGACGTGAATAAGCGGCCGCGCGGCCGCGGGGGAGACGACACGGGCGGTGAACTGCCGGCGGACGAGGCCGGCGCCCGGATGTGGGGCGGCCGGTTCCGAGGCGCGGTCGATCCCAAGGTCGCCGCGTTCACGACGTCGCTGCCGTTCGACCGCCGGCTGTACCGCGCCGACATTCTCGGCAGCATCGCCCACGCCACGATGCTGAGCCGGTGCGGGATCATCGAGCCGGCCGAGGCGACGGAGCTGGTCCGCGGCCTCCGCGAGCTGATTCAAGAGATCGACGCGGGCATCGTCGACATCGAGGGCGCCGAGGACATTCACTCGTTTGTCGAGGCCCGGCTGCGCACGCGTCTCGGCGACGTCGCGGGGCGCCTGCACACGGCGCGGTCGCGCAACGACCAGGTGGCGACCGATCTGCGGGTGTACCTGAAGGGCGAGATCGTGACGCTCGTCGGCCGGACCGCGGCGCTGCAGCAGGTGCTGCTGATGCTGGCCGAGGCCCACCCGTCGGTGATCATCCCCGGGTACACGCACATGCAGCGCGCCCAACCCGTGCTGCTCGCGCACCACCTCCTGGCGTACGTGTGGATGCTGCAGCGCGACACGGAGCGGCTCCGGGAGGTGTTCGCGCGCACGGACGTCCTGCCGCTCGGCGCGGCGGCCCTCGCCGGCACCTCGTATCCGATCGACCGCCGGCTGGTCGCCTCGCTGCTCGGCTTCTCCCGCGTGGCGGAGAACAGCCTCGACGCGACGGCGGACCGCGATTTCGCGGTCGAATTCATTGCGGCCGCGTCGCTTCTGATGTCGCATCTGTCGCGGCTCGCCGCGGAGATCGTGCTCTGGGCGACGTCGGAGTTCGGCTTCGTCGAGCTCTCGGATACGATCAGCACCGGCAGCAGCATCATGCCGCAGAAGAAGAACCCGGACGCCGCGGAACTCGTGCGCGGCAAGGCCGCGCGCGTGCTCGGCGACCTCACCGCCATCCTGGCTGTGCTTCGCGGACTGCCGCTCGCCTACAACAGCGACCTGCAGGAAGACAAGGAGGCGGTGTTCGACGCTGTGGACACCGCGCAGGGGAGCCTGCAGGTGATGGGCATCGTGCTGAACGGCGTCCGGTTCGACACCGGGCGCATCTCCGCGCACCTGCGGGGCGGCCTGATGGGCGCCACCGAGCTCGCCGACTACCTCGCGCGCCGCGGCATGCCGTTCCGCGACGCGCACGAGCTGGTCGGCCGCGTCGTGCTCTATGCGCAGGAGCGCGGCCGCGAACTGTGGGAACTGTCGCCCGAGGAGTACCGGCGGATCAGCCCAATGCTCGGCGACGACGTCCGCGAGCTGACGACTCCCGCCGGCGCGGTCGCGTCGAAGCGGTCGGAAGGCGGCACCGCGCCCGAGCGGGTCGCCGAGCAGACGCAGGCCGCCCGCGGCGCGGTCGCGCGCACGCTGTCTTGGCTGTCGTCGCTCCCGGCCGTTCCGGCGGAACGGGAAATCGCGCCACCCGCCGCCGCCCGTCCGGCGGCCGGGCCGCCCGCCCCGGGCGGCGGTGCGTCGGCTTCGACGACATCGTTGCCGGCGAGTCCGCCGAAAGGCGGTCCACCGGAGTAACGATGGCGCCTGCCCGCCGCGAAGCGACGCGTACCGAGCGCGAGCGCCGCATCCGCGAGATCCTCGGCCGGCACGCGATCGAGACCCAGGACGACCTGGTCGAGCGGCTGCGCCGCGAGGGCCTCGCCGTGACGCAGGCCACCGTTTCCCGCGATATCAAGCGTCTGGGGCTCGTCAAGATTCCGCTGTCCGACGGACGGTCGCAGTACGTCGCGCCTGAGCGGCCGTCGCCGGCGGACGTGCTGCGGCGCCTCCAGCACGCGGTCACGGAGTACGTGCTGTCGGTGGACGCCGGGGAGGACCTCGTCGTGGTCCACACCCTGACCGGACGGGCGAACGCCGTGGCCGCCGCGATCGACGAGATGCAGTGGCCGGCCGCGGTCGGCACGATCGCCGGCGACGACACGATCCTCATCGTGCCGCGGCGCCGCGCCGGACGGCCGCGCCTCCTCGCGATGCTGCGGCGCGTGATGGAGGGCGGCGCGCCCTAGGCGGCCGAAGGGGTCGCGTCCGGACGGACAGAAACGTCCACGCGACGCACGCGATGGACGTCATCGTTACGAATCTCCAAGGCATCTTCGTGGACCCGAAGTTCGTCCGCGACGTCGTGGTCCAGGTTCTCCGCCTCCAGGGCTATCCCGCGCCGCCCGACGTCGGCGTGGCTCTCGTGGACGACGCTTACATCCGCGTGCTCAACCGCGAGTACCGCGGCAGCGACTACGCGACCGACGTCCTGTCGTTTCGCCTGGACGACGGCGGCGGCCCGGGCGCCGGCGGCGCGGCGCGGGGTGGGGGGGAGGCGGAGCCGCCGGTTCTCGGCGACATTGTGATTTCGGTTCAGCGAGCCCGGGATCAGGCGCGTCAATTCAAGCAGACGCTGCGGCGCGAGGTGGCGATGCTGGCGATCCACGGCGTGCTGCACCTCCTCGGCTACGATGACGAAACCGAGGCCGCCGCCTCGGTGATGTGGGCGCGGCAGAAGGAGCTGCTCGACACGATCCTCGGCGCCGCTGACGGCCGCGACCCCGCCCGGGGCCCCCGGTGAGAGAACCGGCGGGCGATCAGGCGGCGGACCGCGCCGCTCCGGCGCCACGTTCGTTCGCGGCGGCGATCAGGATCGCCGCGGGCGGCGCCGCCTACGCGGCCCGGCGGCATCCCAATCTGCGGACGCACATCGCGATCGCGGGGTTCGTGCTGCTCGGCGGGGCGGCGGCGGGCTGCTCGGCGGTGGAGCTGGCGCTGCTGACCGGGGCGATCGGGCTCGTACTCGCCGCCGAGCTCGTCAACACGTCGATCGAGATGCTCACGGACCTCGTGTCTCCGCGCTACGATCCGCGCGCGGCGGCGATCAAGGACGTGTCGGCCGCGGCGGTGCTCGTGGCGTCCGGCGCCGCGGTCGCGCTCGCGGCGTTCATCTTGGTTGGCCGCGCGTGGCCGGGAACGCCGCTCCCCGGGCGGACGGCCGCGGCGCTCGGCGCCGCGTGCCTGACCGCGTTCGTACTGGCCGTCCGCGGCCGCACCGCGGACGCGTAAGCCGCCAGGGCGCCGGATGGTATAATTGCGTCATTGGATACGATAATTCCATTAGCGGCTCCGCGTTTTCGCCGGTTACCGTCCCGGCGCGCCCCCGCGGGCGCCGGGGCTGAAGGGTAGGCGCCGTTGGGCCTCCGGTTTGCCCTCCTCGCGTTCCTCATTCTCTGCGGTGCGTTCTTCGGCGCCGCGGAAACCGCGCTGTTTGCCGCGAGCCGGCTCACGCTGCGCCGGATGCGCGACGCCGGCGACCGCCGGGCCCGCCTCGCGCACCAGCTGCTGGAGCACCCCGGCCACCTGCTGACGACCCTGCTGGCCGGTAACACAATCGCCAACGTGGGCTCCTCTGTCGTTGCGACGTCGATCGCTCTCAGCCTGCTCGGCCGCCGGGCGGGAGAGATCGTCGCCTTCATCGGCGCGACCGCGCTCGTGCTGATTCTCGCCGAGATCGCACCGAAGACGCTCGCGGTGCGCTACGCCGACCGGTTCGCGCTCAACGTCGCCGGCACGGTGCGGGCGGTCAGCCTTGTGCTGACGCCGCTCGTGCGCCTCCTGTCGCTGGCCGGGACGGCGGTCGTCCGGCCGTTCGGCGGCGCGATCACGCCGCACGCGCCCCTGGTGACGGAGGATCAGCTGCGGTTCCTCGTCCAGGTCGGCGAGGAAGAGGGGGTCATCGAGGAAGAGGAACGCGAGATGATCCACTCGATCTTCGAATTCGGCGACACGCTCGTGCGCGAGGTAATGCGGCCGCGCGTCGACATCGTCGCCGTGCAGGCGAAGGCCGCGATCAACGAAGCGCTCGGCCTGATGATGGAGTCCGGCCACTCGCGGCTGCCCGTGTACGAGGGCAGCGTCGACCACATCGTCGGCGTCGTCTACGTCCGCGACCTGCTGCCGGCCCTCCGCCAGGGCCGCCTCGACCAAACCGTCGGCGAGATGCAGCGCCCGCCGTTCTTCGTGCCCGACGCGAAGAAGGTGGACGAGCTGTTCCGCGAGATGCAGCGCCGGAAGATCTCCATGGCGATCGTCGTCGACGAATACGGCGGGACCGCCGGGGTCGTCACGATGGAAGACCTGCTGGAAGAGATCGTCGGCGAGATTCAGGACGAGTACGATCTCGAGGAGAAGCCCATTCAGCTGATCGACGACCGGACGGCCGTTGTCAACGGCCGGACGCACATCGACGAAGTCAACGAGATCCTGGGACTGCAGCTGCCGACGGAGGACGTCGATACGATCGGCGGGCTCGTCTACGCGCTCGCCGGGCACGTCCCGGTACAGGGCGAAACGGTCTCCCTCGCGGGCGCCGAGCTGCGCGTCGAACGCGCCCTCGGCCAGCGCATCACCAAGGTGCGGATCACGCGCCAGACCGCGCCGCCGGCGCCGCAGGAGGCCGAAGTCTCGGGCCGGACGCCGGGCACGGCCTGACGGCCGGTCGTCGGTCGCCGGAGCTTAGAGCGCGACGCGGCGGTAGGCCGCGCGAAACCTCGGGTCGTCGAGGCGAAAGCTGTCGGGGTTCGTGCCGCGGGCGAGGGCGAGGTGGTACGAGAACAGCTGCAGCGGCACCGCGCAGGTGAGCGCGGTGAACGGCTCGGGCACGGCCGGCACGCGCCAACGCGCGGTGACGCCGCCGCCCGCGATCGACGCCGTTCCGTCGTCGACCACGATCAACTTCGCGCCGATCTCCTGCACCGCCGCCGCCACGTCCGTGACGCGGGGCTGGGCGGCGCCGGCCTGAGCGATGAGGATGAACAGATCCTCGCGTTCGGTCGATTGGAACGGACCGTGCAACATCGCCTCCGCGCTCATCCCCTCCGCCGTGGCGTAGGAGGTCTCTTTGATCTTCAGCGCGCCTTCGGTGGCGGCGACGGCGCCCGGCCCGCCTCCGACAAGCCAGATGCGCGGGCTCGACGCGAGGCCGCGCGCCCGGTCGGCGATCTGCGGTTCGAGGGCGAGCGCTCCCCGCAGCGCCCCCGGGACGGTAGTCTTGAGCACCGCGGCGTCGAGCACAGGCCGCGCCCGGCGCGCTGCGCCGATCTGCGCCGTGAGGACCCCCAACGCGGCCACCGCGCCGGCGTAGCTCACCGTGTGCGTCGCCGAACGCTCTTGCGCCACGGTCTGGATGACCACGTCTGCGACCGCGCGATCTTCGGGACCGTCGCCGGTTACCACCACGGTTGGAGAACCGGCCTTCCTCGCCCGTACCAGCGCGTCACGAGTGTACCGCTTCGTACCGCGGTGCGTGACCGTGATCACGCCGTCCCGGGGGCCGAGCGTCGGACCGTAGAGCGCAAAGTCGAAGGCGTGCGCCGCGTACACGGGCATCCCGCCGTAGCTCCGCATCAGATACTCGGCCGTCAGCGCGGCATGATACGAGGTGCCGATCCCGACGAAATAGAGGCGGTCGCAGGCGGCGAGGCGGGGCGCGCAGGCTTCGGCCGCGGCCGCGGTGCGGCCGGCCACCGCCGCGAATGCGTCGGGCTGTTCCCGCATGGCCTCGTACATATAAAAAGGATGCGCGGTGCGGGCGTCGGCGGGGGTCATACGGCACACTTCGCGGCCGGGGCGCGGCGCTCCCCGCAGCAGGAGTCCGCGAAGGCGGCCCGGACCGGGGGGGGTGTCGCACAGGACGCGGACCCCCATCAGCGAATCCCTGACCGATCTCGCCGCCGTTCGAGGAGTGTGCATGGTTCACCGCTCTCCCGATTACCGTCCGTTGATCCGCGCCGCCCGCGCGGCCCGCGCGCGGGCGTACGCGCCGTATTCACGTTTTCCCGTCGGCGCGGCGGCCCTCACCTCGGACGG includes the following:
- a CDS encoding SIS domain-containing protein, which translates into the protein MTPADARTAHPFYMYEAMREQPDAFAAVAGRTAAAAEACAPRLAACDRLYFVGIGTSYHAALTAEYLMRSYGGMPVYAAHAFDFALYGPTLGPRDGVITVTHRGTKRYTRDALVRARKAGSPTVVVTGDGPEDRAVADVVIQTVAQERSATHTVSYAGAVAALGVLTAQIGAARRARPVLDAAVLKTTVPGALRGALALEPQIADRARGLASSPRIWLVGGGPGAVAATEGALKIKETSYATAEGMSAEAMLHGPFQSTEREDLFILIAQAGAAQPRVTDVAAAVQEIGAKLIVVDDGTASIAGGGVTARWRVPAVPEPFTALTCAVPLQLFSYHLALARGTNPDSFRLDDPRFRAAYRRVAL